Proteins encoded within one genomic window of Pongo pygmaeus isolate AG05252 chromosome 6, NHGRI_mPonPyg2-v2.0_pri, whole genome shotgun sequence:
- the ADCK2 gene encoding uncharacterized aarF domain-containing protein kinase 2 isoform X1 produces MVAPWRVSVRVCLSHLRCFELRQGLSLLRPSECPRDARLCWLLLGTLPKVVSMCGDVGEGAPDVLGRRRVRCSGAAGAGSAESLPRAGPLGSVFLHLRLWLRAGALLVKFFPLLLLYPLTYLAPSVSTLWLHLLLKATETSGPTYIKLGQWASTRRDLFSEAFCAQFSKLHVRVTPHPWTHTERFLRQAFGDDWGSILSFENREPVGSGCVAQVYKAYANTAFLETDSVQRLGRASCLLPFADTGAVGGQRELFGYLGNGRKPPENLADQSFLERLLLPKADLVGSNAGVSRAQVPGHQPEPGHLIPVAVKVLHPGLLAQVHMDLLLMKIGSRVLGLLPGIKWLSLPEIVEEFEKLMVQQIDLRYEAQNLEHFQVNFRNVKAVKFPTPLRPFVTREVLVETYEESVPVSSYQQAGIPVDLKRKIARLGINMLLKMIFVDNFVHADLHPGNILVQGADDLSSSQDAQLQQADICDTMVVAVPSSLCPLRLVLLDAGIVAELQAPDLKNFRAVFMAVVMGQGQRVAELILHHARASECRDVEGFKTEMATLVTQARKNTITLEKLHVSSLLSSVFKLLMTHKVKLESNFASIVFAIMVLEGLGRSLDPKLDILEAARPFLLTGPACRP; encoded by the exons ATGGTGGCGCCCTGGCGCGTCTCCGTCAGGGTTTGCCTGTCGCACCTGAGGTGCTTCGAGCTCAGACAgggactcagcctcctgaggcccTCCGAGTGCCCTCGCGATGCCAGGCTCTGCTGGCTTCTGCTGGGGACTTTGCCCAAGGTCGTCTCCATGTGCGGGGACGTGGGTGAGGGGGCCCCTGACGTTCTGGGTCGGCGAAGGGTCCGCTGCAGCGGGGCGGCTGGCGCGGGGTCCGCGGAGAGCCTCCCCCGAGCGGGACCTCTGGGCAGTGTCTTCCTGCATCTCCGCCTCTGGCTTCGCGCCGGCGCTCTGTTGGTGAAAttcttccccctccttctcctctacCCCCTCACCTACCTGGCTCCCAGCGTCTCCACCCTCTGGCTCCACCTGCTTCTGAAAGCCACCGAGACCTCAGGCCCAACCTACATCAAACTGGGCCAGTGGGCCAGCACCCGGCGCGATCTGTTTTCTGAGGCTTTCTGTGCCCAGTTTTCCAAGCTGCATGTCCGAGTGACCCCCCACCCGTGGACTCACACTGAGCGCTTCCTTCGGCAGGCTTTTGGGGATGACTGGGGGAGCATCCTCTCTTTTGAGAACCGGGAACCTGTGGGCTCAGGCTGCGTGGCCCAGGTGTACAAAGCATACGCCAACACTGCCTTCCTGGAGACTGACAGCGTCCAGAGACTTGGCAGGGCCTCCTGTCTGCTGCCCTTTGCAGATACTGGGGCAGTCGGGGGGCAGAGAGAGCTCTTTGGATACCTTGGAAATGGCCGGAAACCTCCAGAAAATCTCGCAGACCAGTCGTTTCTAGAAAGGCTGCTCCTCCCTAAAGCTGACCTGGTTGGATCAAATGCAGGGGTGTCTCGGGCTCAAGTCCCTGGCCACCAACCTGAGCCAGGTCACCTCATCCCCGTGGCAGTGAAA GTGTTGCACCCTGGCCTGCTCGCTCAGGTGCATATGGACCTGCTGCTGATGAAGATTGGCAGTCGAGTCCTCGGACTTTTGCCAGGCATCAAGTGGCTTAGCTTGCCTGAGATTGTGGAGGAATTTGAGAAGCTGATGGTCCAACAG ATCGACCTGCGTTACGAAGCTCAGAATCTAGAACACTTCCAGGTCAACTTCCGGAATGTGAAAGCTGTCAAGTTCCCCACCCCTCTGCGCCCCTTTGTCACTAGGGAAGTCTTGGTGGAAACGTATGAA GAGAGTGTGCCTGTGTCCAGTTACCAGCAGGCAGGAATTCCCGTGGACTTGAAAAGGAAGATTGCACGGCTGGGGATCAACATGCTCCTGAAGATG ATATTTGTGGATAACTTTGTTCATGCAGACCTTCACCCTGGAAACATCCTGGTTCAGGGTGCCGACGACCTGTCCTCGAGTCAGGACGCGCAGCTGCAGCAGGCGGACATCTGTGACACTATGGTGGTGGCCGTGCCATCTTCCCTGTGCCCGCTGCGACTGGTGCTGCTGGATGCTGGCATTGTGGCGGAGCTGCAGGCCCCTGACCTGAAGAATTTCCGGGCAGTTTTCATGGCTGTGGTGATGGGGCAG GGCCAGAGAGTGGCTGAGCTGATCCTGCATCATGCCCGGGCCAGCGAGTGCAGGGACGTGGAGGGGTTCAAAACCGAGATGGCCACGCTGGTGACCCAGGCCAGGAAGAACACCATCACCCTGGagaag ctTCATGTGTCCAGCCTTCTCTCCAGCGTCTTTAAGTTGCTGATGACTCACAAG
- the ADCK2 gene encoding uncharacterized aarF domain-containing protein kinase 2 isoform X2, with the protein MVAPWRVSVRVCLSHLRCFELRQGLSLLRPSECPRDARLCWLLLGTLPKVVSMCGDVGEGAPDVLGRRRVRCSGAAGAGSAESLPRAGPLGSVFLHLRLWLRAGALLVKFFPLLLLYPLTYLAPSVSTLWLHLLLKATETSGPTYIKLGQWASTRRDLFSEAFCAQFSKLHVRVTPHPWTHTERFLRQAFGDDWGSILSFENREPVGSGCVAQVYKAYANTAFLETDSVQRLGRASCLLPFADTGAVGGQRELFGYLGNGRKPPENLADQSFLERLLLPKADLVGSNAGVSRAQVPGHQPEPGHLIPVAVKVLHPGLLAQVHMDLLLMKIGSRVLGLLPGIKWLSLPEIVEEFEKLMVQQIDLRYEAQNLEHFQVNFRNVKAVKFPTPLRPFVTREVLVETYEESVPVSSYQQAGIPVDLKRKIARLGINMLLKMIFVDNFVHADLHPGNILVQGADDLSSSQDAQLQQADICDTMVVAVPSSLCPLRLVLLDAGIVAELQAPDLKNFRAVFMAVVMGQGQRVAELILHHARASECRDVEGFKTEMATLVTQARKNTITLEKLHVSSLLSSVFKLLMTHKWPS; encoded by the exons ATGGTGGCGCCCTGGCGCGTCTCCGTCAGGGTTTGCCTGTCGCACCTGAGGTGCTTCGAGCTCAGACAgggactcagcctcctgaggcccTCCGAGTGCCCTCGCGATGCCAGGCTCTGCTGGCTTCTGCTGGGGACTTTGCCCAAGGTCGTCTCCATGTGCGGGGACGTGGGTGAGGGGGCCCCTGACGTTCTGGGTCGGCGAAGGGTCCGCTGCAGCGGGGCGGCTGGCGCGGGGTCCGCGGAGAGCCTCCCCCGAGCGGGACCTCTGGGCAGTGTCTTCCTGCATCTCCGCCTCTGGCTTCGCGCCGGCGCTCTGTTGGTGAAAttcttccccctccttctcctctacCCCCTCACCTACCTGGCTCCCAGCGTCTCCACCCTCTGGCTCCACCTGCTTCTGAAAGCCACCGAGACCTCAGGCCCAACCTACATCAAACTGGGCCAGTGGGCCAGCACCCGGCGCGATCTGTTTTCTGAGGCTTTCTGTGCCCAGTTTTCCAAGCTGCATGTCCGAGTGACCCCCCACCCGTGGACTCACACTGAGCGCTTCCTTCGGCAGGCTTTTGGGGATGACTGGGGGAGCATCCTCTCTTTTGAGAACCGGGAACCTGTGGGCTCAGGCTGCGTGGCCCAGGTGTACAAAGCATACGCCAACACTGCCTTCCTGGAGACTGACAGCGTCCAGAGACTTGGCAGGGCCTCCTGTCTGCTGCCCTTTGCAGATACTGGGGCAGTCGGGGGGCAGAGAGAGCTCTTTGGATACCTTGGAAATGGCCGGAAACCTCCAGAAAATCTCGCAGACCAGTCGTTTCTAGAAAGGCTGCTCCTCCCTAAAGCTGACCTGGTTGGATCAAATGCAGGGGTGTCTCGGGCTCAAGTCCCTGGCCACCAACCTGAGCCAGGTCACCTCATCCCCGTGGCAGTGAAA GTGTTGCACCCTGGCCTGCTCGCTCAGGTGCATATGGACCTGCTGCTGATGAAGATTGGCAGTCGAGTCCTCGGACTTTTGCCAGGCATCAAGTGGCTTAGCTTGCCTGAGATTGTGGAGGAATTTGAGAAGCTGATGGTCCAACAG ATCGACCTGCGTTACGAAGCTCAGAATCTAGAACACTTCCAGGTCAACTTCCGGAATGTGAAAGCTGTCAAGTTCCCCACCCCTCTGCGCCCCTTTGTCACTAGGGAAGTCTTGGTGGAAACGTATGAA GAGAGTGTGCCTGTGTCCAGTTACCAGCAGGCAGGAATTCCCGTGGACTTGAAAAGGAAGATTGCACGGCTGGGGATCAACATGCTCCTGAAGATG ATATTTGTGGATAACTTTGTTCATGCAGACCTTCACCCTGGAAACATCCTGGTTCAGGGTGCCGACGACCTGTCCTCGAGTCAGGACGCGCAGCTGCAGCAGGCGGACATCTGTGACACTATGGTGGTGGCCGTGCCATCTTCCCTGTGCCCGCTGCGACTGGTGCTGCTGGATGCTGGCATTGTGGCGGAGCTGCAGGCCCCTGACCTGAAGAATTTCCGGGCAGTTTTCATGGCTGTGGTGATGGGGCAG GGCCAGAGAGTGGCTGAGCTGATCCTGCATCATGCCCGGGCCAGCGAGTGCAGGGACGTGGAGGGGTTCAAAACCGAGATGGCCACGCTGGTGACCCAGGCCAGGAAGAACACCATCACCCTGGagaag ctTCATGTGTCCAGCCTTCTCTCCAGCGTCTTTAAGTTGCTGATGACTCACAAG
- the ADCK2 gene encoding uncharacterized aarF domain-containing protein kinase 2 isoform X3 translates to MVAPWRVSVRVCLSHLRCFELRQGLSLLRPSECPRDARLCWLLLGTLPKVVSMCGDVGEGAPDVLGRRRVRCSGAAGAGSAESLPRAGPLGSVFLHLRLWLRAGALLVKFFPLLLLYPLTYLAPSVSTLWLHLLLKATETSGPTYIKLGQWASTRRDLFSEAFCAQFSKLHVRVTPHPWTHTERFLRQAFGDDWGSILSFENREPVGSGCVAQVYKAYANTAFLETDSVQRLGRASCLLPFADTGAVGGQRELFGYLGNGRKPPENLADQSFLERLLLPKADLVGSNAGVSRAQVPGHQPEPGHLIPVAVKVLHPGLLAQVHMDLLLMKIGSRVLGLLPGIKWLSLPEIVEEFEKLMVQQESVPVSSYQQAGIPVDLKRKIARLGINMLLKMIFVDNFVHADLHPGNILVQGADDLSSSQDAQLQQADICDTMVVAVPSSLCPLRLVLLDAGIVAELQAPDLKNFRAVFMAVVMGQGQRVAELILHHARASECRDVEGFKTEMATLVTQARKNTITLEKLHVSSLLSSVFKLLMTHKVKLESNFASIVFAIMVLEGLGRSLDPKLDILEAARPFLLTGPACRP, encoded by the exons ATGGTGGCGCCCTGGCGCGTCTCCGTCAGGGTTTGCCTGTCGCACCTGAGGTGCTTCGAGCTCAGACAgggactcagcctcctgaggcccTCCGAGTGCCCTCGCGATGCCAGGCTCTGCTGGCTTCTGCTGGGGACTTTGCCCAAGGTCGTCTCCATGTGCGGGGACGTGGGTGAGGGGGCCCCTGACGTTCTGGGTCGGCGAAGGGTCCGCTGCAGCGGGGCGGCTGGCGCGGGGTCCGCGGAGAGCCTCCCCCGAGCGGGACCTCTGGGCAGTGTCTTCCTGCATCTCCGCCTCTGGCTTCGCGCCGGCGCTCTGTTGGTGAAAttcttccccctccttctcctctacCCCCTCACCTACCTGGCTCCCAGCGTCTCCACCCTCTGGCTCCACCTGCTTCTGAAAGCCACCGAGACCTCAGGCCCAACCTACATCAAACTGGGCCAGTGGGCCAGCACCCGGCGCGATCTGTTTTCTGAGGCTTTCTGTGCCCAGTTTTCCAAGCTGCATGTCCGAGTGACCCCCCACCCGTGGACTCACACTGAGCGCTTCCTTCGGCAGGCTTTTGGGGATGACTGGGGGAGCATCCTCTCTTTTGAGAACCGGGAACCTGTGGGCTCAGGCTGCGTGGCCCAGGTGTACAAAGCATACGCCAACACTGCCTTCCTGGAGACTGACAGCGTCCAGAGACTTGGCAGGGCCTCCTGTCTGCTGCCCTTTGCAGATACTGGGGCAGTCGGGGGGCAGAGAGAGCTCTTTGGATACCTTGGAAATGGCCGGAAACCTCCAGAAAATCTCGCAGACCAGTCGTTTCTAGAAAGGCTGCTCCTCCCTAAAGCTGACCTGGTTGGATCAAATGCAGGGGTGTCTCGGGCTCAAGTCCCTGGCCACCAACCTGAGCCAGGTCACCTCATCCCCGTGGCAGTGAAA GTGTTGCACCCTGGCCTGCTCGCTCAGGTGCATATGGACCTGCTGCTGATGAAGATTGGCAGTCGAGTCCTCGGACTTTTGCCAGGCATCAAGTGGCTTAGCTTGCCTGAGATTGTGGAGGAATTTGAGAAGCTGATGGTCCAACAG GAGAGTGTGCCTGTGTCCAGTTACCAGCAGGCAGGAATTCCCGTGGACTTGAAAAGGAAGATTGCACGGCTGGGGATCAACATGCTCCTGAAGATG ATATTTGTGGATAACTTTGTTCATGCAGACCTTCACCCTGGAAACATCCTGGTTCAGGGTGCCGACGACCTGTCCTCGAGTCAGGACGCGCAGCTGCAGCAGGCGGACATCTGTGACACTATGGTGGTGGCCGTGCCATCTTCCCTGTGCCCGCTGCGACTGGTGCTGCTGGATGCTGGCATTGTGGCGGAGCTGCAGGCCCCTGACCTGAAGAATTTCCGGGCAGTTTTCATGGCTGTGGTGATGGGGCAG GGCCAGAGAGTGGCTGAGCTGATCCTGCATCATGCCCGGGCCAGCGAGTGCAGGGACGTGGAGGGGTTCAAAACCGAGATGGCCACGCTGGTGACCCAGGCCAGGAAGAACACCATCACCCTGGagaag ctTCATGTGTCCAGCCTTCTCTCCAGCGTCTTTAAGTTGCTGATGACTCACAAG